A DNA window from Hydrogenophaga taeniospiralis contains the following coding sequences:
- a CDS encoding Hsp33 family molecular chaperone HslO, which yields MSELHKFMFEGLPVRGMLVRLTDAWTDILHRREQAGGYPAAVQELLGEMTAAATLMQANIKFNGALIMQIMGDGPVKLAVTEVQPDLSLRATATVVGEVAADAPLSHMVNVNNAGRCAITLDPKDRLPGQQPYQGVVPLFGDRREKLEKLSEVIEHYMLQSEQLDTRLVLAANDKVAAGLLIQRLPLQGEANLAGAGAVAKDEDQIGLNEDYNRIAILAASLKREELLELDAETILRRLFWEEDVRRFDPLVGDEGPRFACTCSRERVGNMLRSLGRDEIESIIAEQGQVEVGCDFCGAQYRFDPVDAAQVFLQPHTQPPATPNLQ from the coding sequence TTGTCCGAACTCCACAAATTCATGTTTGAAGGCCTGCCGGTGCGCGGCATGCTGGTGCGCCTGACCGACGCCTGGACCGACATCCTGCACCGGCGGGAGCAAGCCGGCGGCTATCCGGCGGCGGTGCAGGAACTGCTGGGCGAGATGACGGCGGCGGCCACGCTGATGCAGGCCAACATCAAGTTCAACGGCGCGCTGATCATGCAGATCATGGGCGACGGCCCGGTGAAACTCGCCGTGACCGAGGTGCAGCCCGACCTGAGCCTGCGCGCCACCGCCACCGTGGTGGGCGAGGTGGCGGCCGATGCGCCGCTGTCGCACATGGTCAACGTGAACAACGCGGGCCGCTGCGCGATCACGCTGGACCCGAAAGACCGCCTGCCCGGCCAGCAGCCCTACCAGGGCGTGGTGCCGCTGTTTGGCGACCGGCGCGAAAAGCTGGAGAAGCTCAGCGAAGTGATCGAGCACTACATGCTGCAAAGTGAGCAGCTCGACACGCGCCTGGTGCTCGCCGCCAACGACAAGGTGGCCGCGGGCCTCCTGATCCAGCGCCTGCCGCTGCAGGGCGAGGCCAACCTGGCCGGTGCGGGCGCGGTGGCCAAGGACGAAGACCAGATCGGCTTGAACGAGGACTACAACCGCATCGCCATCCTGGCGGCCAGCCTCAAGCGCGAGGAACTGCTGGAGCTGGACGCCGAAACCATCCTGCGGCGCCTGTTCTGGGAAGAGGACGTGCGCCGCTTCGACCCGCTGGTGGGCGACGAAGGGCCGCGCTTTGCCTGCACCTGCTCGCGCGAGCGCGTGGGCAACATGCTGCGCAGCCTGGGGCGCGACGAGATCGAATCCATCATCGCCGAGCAGGGCCAGGTGGAGGTGGGCTGCGACTTCTGCGGCGCGCAGTACCGGTTCGATCCGGTGGACGCTGCGCAGGTCTTTCTGCAGCCGCACACGCAGCCGCCCGCCACGCCCAATCTCCAGTGA
- a CDS encoding gamma carbonic anhydrase family protein, which produces MAIYELDGAAPRLAASAWVADNAQVMGDVELGEDCSVWFGVTVRGDTDTIRIGRGSNIQDGSVLHADMGLPLTVGEHVTVGHQVMLHGCTIGDESLIGIGAIVLNGAKIGKNCLVGAGALVTEGKEFPDGSMIIGSPAKAVRQLTPEQIEGLRQSAKHYVANAQRFRNGLKKVA; this is translated from the coding sequence ATGGCGATCTACGAACTCGATGGTGCCGCGCCGCGCCTGGCCGCGTCGGCCTGGGTGGCCGACAACGCCCAGGTCATGGGCGATGTGGAGCTCGGCGAAGACTGCAGCGTGTGGTTCGGCGTGACTGTGCGCGGCGACACCGACACGATCCGCATCGGGCGCGGCAGCAACATCCAGGACGGCAGCGTGCTGCACGCCGACATGGGCCTGCCGCTGACCGTTGGCGAACACGTGACCGTGGGCCACCAGGTCATGCTGCACGGCTGCACCATCGGCGACGAGTCGCTGATCGGCATTGGCGCCATCGTGCTCAACGGCGCGAAGATCGGCAAGAACTGCCTGGTGGGCGCGGGCGCGCTGGTGACCGAGGGCAAGGAGTTTCCCGACGGCTCCATGATCATCGGCAGCCCGGCCAAGGCGGTGCGCCAGCTCACGCCCGAGCAGATCGAAGGCCTGCGCCAGAGCGCGAAACATTACGTGGCGAACGCGCAGCGCTTCCGGAACGGCTTGAAAAAAGTCGCCTGA
- a CDS encoding sensor histidine kinase, with the protein MNKAARILVVEDESIVAFNLQQRLEQMGYDVPAVAVSGPESMEMVSRLMPDLVLMDIHIQGDMDGIEVAARLQETHAIPVIYLTAYSEDSTLERARKTRPYGYLLKPFSERELHATIQMAFERHKLETELTHNQRLLQHALDAASMGVIELDTTTCTITASARTADLLGWPGQQTLSVQELLSRVDASDRAAIEARLTENLNDLKQFSEEFRVLTQGNGARWLRVEAARWPSQRFTGVVQDVSDRKHSEIRLKMLNDGLEKLVTERTAELNLSIKELEAFSYSVAHDLRAPIRAIVGFSKELMLQHPADLGEDTLALVERISAAGQRMGALIDALLNMSRLTQAPLQLGVVPISEIASDIADQLMRAEPDRVAQVRVAPGLTAMADLALVRSVVDNLLRNAWKFTARCEVTRIDVGSETRNGETVFFVRDNGCGFDMVHATRLFGPFQRLHREQEYAGTGIGLTIVQRIVMRHGGRVWAVAAPNQGATFYFTLTA; encoded by the coding sequence ATGAACAAAGCAGCACGCATCCTCGTGGTCGAAGACGAAAGCATCGTCGCCTTCAACCTGCAGCAACGCCTGGAGCAGATGGGCTACGACGTGCCCGCCGTGGCGGTCTCGGGCCCCGAGAGCATGGAAATGGTGTCTCGGCTGATGCCCGACCTGGTGTTGATGGACATCCACATCCAGGGCGACATGGACGGCATCGAAGTGGCGGCCCGGCTGCAGGAAACGCATGCGATCCCCGTCATCTACCTGACCGCGTATTCGGAAGACTCGACCCTGGAGCGCGCGCGCAAGACCCGGCCGTACGGCTACCTGCTCAAACCATTTTCCGAGCGCGAGCTGCACGCCACCATCCAGATGGCTTTTGAACGCCACAAACTGGAAACCGAGCTCACGCACAACCAGCGGTTGCTGCAGCATGCCCTGGACGCCGCCAGCATGGGCGTGATCGAGCTCGACACCACCACCTGCACCATCACCGCCTCGGCCCGCACGGCCGACCTGCTGGGCTGGCCCGGGCAACAGACCCTGTCGGTCCAGGAACTGCTGTCGCGGGTGGACGCGAGCGACCGCGCCGCCATCGAAGCCCGGTTGACCGAAAACCTGAACGACCTGAAACAGTTCAGCGAAGAGTTCCGCGTGCTCACCCAGGGCAACGGGGCGCGCTGGCTCCGGGTCGAAGCCGCGCGCTGGCCCAGCCAGCGCTTCACCGGCGTGGTGCAGGACGTTTCGGACCGCAAACACAGCGAAATCCGGCTCAAGATGCTCAACGACGGTCTGGAAAAACTGGTCACCGAACGCACCGCCGAACTGAACCTGAGCATCAAGGAGCTGGAGGCCTTCAGCTACTCGGTGGCGCACGATCTGCGCGCGCCCATCCGGGCCATCGTGGGCTTCAGCAAGGAACTGATGCTGCAGCACCCCGCGGATCTGGGCGAGGACACCCTGGCGCTGGTCGAGCGCATCTCGGCCGCGGGCCAGCGCATGGGTGCGCTGATCGACGCCCTGCTGAACATGTCCCGCCTGACCCAGGCGCCCCTGCAGTTGGGCGTGGTCCCCATCAGCGAGATCGCCAGCGACATCGCCGACCAGCTCATGCGCGCGGAGCCCGACCGGGTGGCCCAGGTCCGCGTGGCCCCGGGCCTCACGGCCATGGCCGACCTCGCACTGGTGCGCAGCGTGGTCGACAACCTGCTGCGCAACGCCTGGAAATTCACCGCCCGGTGCGAAGTCACCCGGATCGACGTCGGCTCGGAAACCCGGAACGGCGAAACGGTCTTTTTCGTGCGGGACAACGGCTGCGGCTTCGACATGGTCCACGCCACCCGCCTGTTCGGCCCGTTCCAGCGCCTGCACCGGGAGCAGGAATACGCCGGCACCGGCATCGGCCTGACCATCGTGCAGCGCATCGTGATGCGCCACGGCGGCCGGGTCTGGGCGGTGGCCGCGCCCAACCAGGGCGCCACCTTCTACTTCACGCTCACGGCCTGA
- the dbpA gene encoding ATP-dependent RNA helicase DbpA: MTHSAPTPSAASPTGDFSTLPLSPATLANLQQLGYLAMTPIQAASLPPALLGKDIIAQAKTGSGKTAAFALTLLANLNPRRFAVQTLVLCPTRELADQVTTEIRRLARAEDNIKVVTLCGGVPLRGQLATLEHGAHIVVGTPGRLMDHLERQSLQLDALNTLVLDEADRMLDMGFFDDIVKVARQCPKERQTLLFSATYPEGIAKLAAQFMREPVTVKVEAQHAGGQIEQRWYQVKDSERLHAVSQLLLHFRPASTLAFCNTKAQCRDLVGVLQAQGFSALALFGELEQRERDQVLVRFANKSCSVLVATDVAARGLDIASLAAVINVDVTPDPEVHIHRIGRTGRAGESGLALNLASMDEMGYVGRIEQLQGRESEWHEIAELTPTGQGPLVPPMVTLHIQGGRKEKIRPGDVLGALTADLGYTREQVGKINVNEWSTYVAVDRDIAQQAASRLNDGRIKGKSVKVRVLED; this comes from the coding sequence ATGACCCATTCCGCCCCGACCCCTTCCGCCGCCTCGCCCACCGGCGATTTCAGCACGCTGCCCCTCTCGCCCGCCACGCTGGCCAACCTGCAGCAGCTCGGCTACCTGGCCATGACGCCCATCCAGGCCGCCAGCCTGCCGCCCGCCCTGCTGGGCAAGGACATCATTGCCCAGGCCAAGACCGGCAGCGGCAAGACCGCCGCCTTTGCCCTCACCCTGCTGGCCAACCTGAACCCGCGCCGCTTCGCGGTGCAGACGCTGGTGCTCTGCCCCACGCGCGAGCTGGCCGATCAGGTGACCACCGAAATCCGCCGACTGGCGCGCGCCGAGGACAACATCAAGGTCGTCACGCTGTGTGGCGGCGTACCGCTGCGCGGCCAGCTCGCCACGCTGGAACACGGCGCCCACATCGTGGTCGGCACACCCGGCCGCCTCATGGACCACCTGGAGCGCCAGAGCCTGCAGCTCGATGCGCTCAACACCCTGGTGCTCGACGAAGCCGATCGCATGCTCGACATGGGCTTCTTCGACGACATCGTGAAGGTGGCGCGCCAGTGCCCGAAGGAGCGCCAGACCCTGCTGTTCTCGGCCACCTACCCCGAAGGCATTGCCAAGCTCGCCGCGCAGTTCATGCGCGAGCCGGTCACGGTGAAAGTCGAGGCGCAGCACGCCGGTGGCCAGATCGAACAGCGCTGGTACCAGGTGAAAGACAGCGAGCGCCTGCACGCGGTGAGCCAGCTTCTGCTGCACTTCCGCCCGGCCAGCACGCTGGCGTTCTGCAACACCAAGGCCCAGTGCCGCGACCTCGTGGGCGTGCTGCAGGCGCAGGGCTTCAGCGCACTGGCGCTGTTCGGTGAACTGGAGCAGCGCGAGCGCGACCAGGTGCTGGTGCGCTTCGCCAACAAGAGCTGCTCGGTGCTGGTGGCCACCGACGTGGCCGCGCGCGGGCTCGACATCGCCAGCCTGGCCGCCGTGATCAACGTGGACGTGACGCCCGACCCCGAGGTGCACATCCACCGCATCGGCCGCACCGGACGCGCCGGCGAAAGCGGCCTGGCGCTGAACCTGGCCAGCATGGACGAGATGGGTTATGTGGGCCGCATTGAGCAGCTGCAGGGCCGCGAATCCGAGTGGCACGAAATCGCCGAGCTCACCCCCACCGGCCAAGGCCCCCTGGTGCCACCCATGGTGACGCTGCACATCCAGGGCGGGCGCAAGGAAAAGATCCGCCCCGGCGACGTGCTGGGCGCACTCACCGCCGACCTCGGCTACACCCGCGAACAGGTCGGCAAGATCAACGTCAACGAATGGTCCACCTACGTCGCGGTGGACCGAGACAT
- a CDS encoding ferritin-like domain-containing protein: MQARADRPTPPMPRPSLRAQALQALGITDPATKAQAAHRLLDALREMPPGDEGLHWLEPAAELSAAPDIPLPGRPARPPLIAPADVPQRSPFTPEGMAALLHAIAHIEFNAINLALDAVWRFAGMPMDFYRDWLRVAAEEATHFGLLRSHLQSLGHDYGDFPAHDGLWEMCVKTQHDITARMALVPRTLEARGLDATPLIQARLRKVNTPAALCTIEILDVILRDEIGHVAIGNRWYGWLCAQQGLDPLAHYRVLARRHEAPRLRPPFNDAARLAAGFSQQELDYLLGA, from the coding sequence ATGCAAGCCCGCGCCGACCGTCCCACGCCACCCATGCCCCGCCCCAGCCTTCGGGCTCAGGCGCTGCAGGCGCTGGGCATCACCGACCCGGCCACCAAGGCGCAGGCGGCGCACCGCCTGCTGGACGCCCTGCGCGAGATGCCGCCCGGGGACGAAGGCTTGCACTGGCTGGAGCCGGCCGCCGAGCTGAGCGCGGCCCCCGACATCCCCCTGCCCGGCCGCCCGGCGCGGCCCCCGCTCATCGCCCCCGCCGACGTGCCGCAGCGCTCACCCTTCACCCCGGAGGGCATGGCCGCGCTGCTGCACGCCATCGCGCACATCGAGTTCAACGCCATCAATCTCGCGCTCGACGCGGTCTGGCGTTTTGCCGGCATGCCGATGGACTTCTACCGCGACTGGCTGCGGGTGGCGGCCGAAGAAGCCACCCACTTCGGCCTGCTGCGCAGCCACCTGCAAAGCCTGGGCCACGACTACGGCGACTTTCCCGCGCACGACGGCCTGTGGGAGATGTGCGTGAAGACGCAGCACGACATCACCGCGCGCATGGCGCTGGTGCCGCGCACGCTCGAAGCGCGCGGGCTCGACGCCACGCCGCTGATCCAGGCCCGGCTGCGCAAGGTCAACACCCCGGCCGCGCTGTGCACCATCGAGATCCTGGACGTGATTCTGCGCGACGAGATCGGCCACGTGGCCATCGGCAACCGCTGGTACGGCTGGTTGTGCGCGCAGCAGGGGCTGGACCCGCTGGCCCACTACCGGGTGCTCGCGCGCCGGCACGAAGCCCCGCGCCTGCGGCCCCCGTTCAACGACGCGGCCCGCCTCGCGGCGGGGTTCAGCCAGCAGGAGCTGGACTATCTGCTGGGCGCCTGA
- a CDS encoding sensor histidine kinase, with the protein MPHKQIRLDEYLGQAFDRIPVAMVVVNQQGLITRLNRLAETTFGYASEELLGQAVEILVPVRYRHAHPGYRQGFVAETVARPMGAGRDLAGLRKDGSEFPVEIGINPVETGEGPMVLSVILDLSERKESEKLVHAALQEKELLLEEVHHRVKNNLQVIHSLLDLQALKIDDPQVVGMLRDSQNRIRSMSMIHQTLYQSHDFAQVDFQQFLGELLPTMMESYGTSPGQVDVQIDANHVKLPINEAIPCGLIVNELVSNALKHGFPDRRRGTVQVGLLQDAEGNVELSIGDDGVGFASEQSLERPGSLGLQLVNLLTRQLHGTLQVQREAPTRFTLRFPLARKP; encoded by the coding sequence ATGCCTCACAAGCAAATACGACTCGACGAGTACCTGGGCCAGGCGTTTGACCGCATCCCGGTGGCGATGGTGGTGGTCAACCAGCAGGGTCTGATCACGCGCCTGAACCGCCTGGCCGAAACCACCTTTGGCTACGCGAGCGAGGAGCTGCTGGGCCAGGCGGTGGAGATCCTGGTGCCGGTGCGCTACCGCCATGCCCACCCGGGCTACCGCCAAGGTTTCGTGGCCGAGACGGTGGCGCGGCCCATGGGCGCCGGGCGCGACCTCGCGGGCCTGCGCAAGGACGGTAGCGAATTCCCGGTCGAGATCGGCATCAACCCGGTCGAGACCGGCGAGGGGCCGATGGTGCTGTCTGTGATCCTGGACCTGAGCGAGCGCAAGGAGAGCGAGAAACTCGTGCACGCCGCATTGCAGGAAAAAGAGCTGCTGCTCGAAGAGGTGCATCACCGCGTGAAGAACAACCTGCAGGTGATCCACAGCCTGCTCGACCTGCAGGCGCTGAAGATCGACGACCCCCAGGTGGTGGGCATGCTGCGCGACAGCCAGAACCGGATCCGCTCCATGTCGATGATCCACCAGACGCTGTACCAGTCGCACGACTTTGCGCAGGTCGATTTCCAGCAGTTCCTGGGCGAGCTGCTGCCCACGATGATGGAGTCCTACGGCACCTCGCCGGGCCAGGTCGACGTCCAGATCGACGCCAACCACGTCAAGCTGCCGATCAACGAAGCCATCCCCTGTGGCCTGATCGTCAACGAACTGGTCAGCAACGCCCTGAAACACGGCTTCCCGGACCGTCGCCGCGGCACCGTGCAGGTGGGGCTGCTCCAGGATGCAGAGGGCAACGTCGAGCTGTCCATCGGCGACGACGGCGTCGGCTTCGCATCCGAGCAAAGCCTCGAACGCCCGGGCTCTCTGGGCCTGCAGCTGGTGAATTTGCTGACCCGGCAGTTGCACGGCACCCTGCAGGTGCAACGCGAAGCCCCCACCCGTTTCACCCTGCGATTTCCACTGGCGCGAAAACCATGA
- a CDS encoding AGE family epimerase/isomerase yields the protein MIPAQPLPDFRSPDFLRAHIRDSMAFYHPRAIDPSGGLFHFFRDDGEVYDRHNRHLVSSTRFVYTYAMAVRSGADASHRQALSHAFDFLRRVHRDPATGGYTWLLDWRDGKRTVLDGTQHAYGLAFVLLAHAHAFMAGLPEAHAGIAETFELLERRFWEPNHGLYADEIGPDGVLSGYRGQNANMHLCEALLAAFDATGETRYLVRAERLADHICIRQAALADGLVWEHYRADWSVDWDYNKDDKSNIFRPWGFQPGHLTEWAKLLLLLDQRRPRADHLPRARLFFDTAMAKSWDAQHGGLFYGFAPDGSVCDSDKYFWVQAESLATAARLAQATGEARYWADYDRLWAYAWQHFVDHQHGAWWRILRADNTKISDEKSPAGKVDYHTMGACYDVLDTLGQGARRMLVPA from the coding sequence ATGATCCCGGCACAACCCCTGCCCGACTTCCGCTCACCCGATTTCCTGCGCGCCCACATCCGCGACAGCATGGCCTTCTACCACCCACGGGCCATCGACCCCAGCGGCGGTCTGTTCCATTTCTTCCGCGACGACGGTGAGGTCTACGACCGCCACAACCGCCACCTGGTCAGCAGCACCCGCTTCGTCTACACCTACGCCATGGCCGTGCGCTCGGGCGCCGATGCCTCGCACCGCCAGGCACTGTCCCACGCCTTCGACTTCCTGCGCCGCGTGCACCGCGACCCGGCCACCGGTGGCTACACCTGGCTGCTGGACTGGCGCGACGGGAAAAGGACCGTGCTCGACGGCACCCAGCACGCCTACGGTCTGGCCTTCGTCCTGCTGGCGCACGCCCACGCCTTCATGGCCGGGCTGCCCGAGGCACACGCCGGCATCGCCGAGACCTTCGAGCTGCTGGAGCGGCGCTTCTGGGAGCCCAACCACGGTCTCTACGCCGACGAGATCGGCCCCGACGGGGTGCTCAGCGGCTACCGCGGCCAGAACGCCAATATGCACCTGTGCGAGGCGCTGCTCGCCGCCTTCGACGCCACCGGCGAGACCCGCTACCTGGTCCGCGCCGAGCGGCTGGCCGACCACATCTGCATCCGCCAGGCGGCGTTGGCCGATGGCCTGGTGTGGGAGCACTACCGTGCCGACTGGTCGGTCGACTGGGACTACAACAAGGACGACAAGAGCAACATCTTCCGCCCCTGGGGCTTCCAGCCCGGCCACCTGACCGAATGGGCCAAGCTGTTGCTGCTGCTCGATCAGCGCCGCCCACGCGCCGACCACCTGCCGCGCGCCCGGTTGTTTTTCGACACCGCGATGGCGAAGTCGTGGGACGCGCAACACGGAGGCCTGTTCTACGGCTTTGCGCCCGACGGCAGCGTGTGCGACAGCGACAAGTATTTCTGGGTCCAGGCCGAGTCGCTGGCCACGGCGGCGCGCCTGGCCCAGGCCACCGGCGAGGCGCGCTACTGGGCCGACTACGACCGCCTATGGGCCTACGCCTGGCAGCATTTCGTGGACCACCAACACGGCGCCTGGTGGCGCATCCTGCGCGCCGACAACACCAAGATCAGCGACGAAAAGAGCCCCGCTGGCAAGGTGGACTACCACACCATGGGGGCTTGTTACGACGTGCTGGACACGCTGGGCCAGGGCGCGCGGCGGATGCTCGTGCCGGCCTGA